In Gossypium arboreum isolate Shixiya-1 chromosome 5, ASM2569848v2, whole genome shotgun sequence, a single genomic region encodes these proteins:
- the LOC108452540 gene encoding type IV inositol polyphosphate 5-phosphatase 3-like, translating into MRQGLKQKQEIFRPGTVVRKLFNISPVEPDYGADSDDGDEIDSDSETQETLDRGCCTELTSRRDTEEGPHPDSNDDLPSLRRRKSETFRAQYINTKEIRICVGTWNVGGKVPSDDLDIDDWIDMNEPADIYVLGFQEIVPLNAGNIFGAEDSRPVPKWENIICDILNRIRPAFTKIKSYSDPSSPSTFKAFDDVPTIEEDIILESDSDIGEEIHTLDEEPNGVDEANNGAKLDRPVAEHDLLRQYYSPKRLDRLNCLRMEDCGENAKALMSKVRSGFGQGRKLNRMLMKTERIGFKWPEPPLNLLSRRVSGRPKALKRTNIKRLEAIKFVQPESTCKSINDNIASEIAVLEEVNLVSLISRKRRSSYVKIVSKQKVGIFLTIWVRRSLRRHIYNLKVSTVGVGVLGYIGNKGSVSVSMSIYQTLFCFICTHLTAGEKQGDELKRNADVHDILRRTLFHSYSTFGLPRGIHDHERIIWLGDLNYRINLSYDETCDLISNKKWSELIERDQLVQELQKGGTFEGWSEGVLDFAPTYKYEVNSEKYYGEDPKIGRRTPSWCDRILSYGKGMRQQSYGRTELKISDHRPVTATYMAEVEVFDSRRLQRALTYTDAEIKNEGDAAEGIQRLMSKPVR; encoded by the exons ATGAGGCAAGGCTTAAAGCAGAAACAAGAG ATCTTTAGGCCTGGAACTGTGGTGCGGAAATTGTTCAACATCAGTCCTGTGGAGCCCGATTACGGTGCCGATTCTGATGATGGCGACGAGATTGATTCTGACTCCGAAACCCAAG AGACACTTGACCGTGGCTGTTGCACAGAATTAACGTCAAGAAGGGACACTGAGGAAGGGCCTCACCCTGATTCTAACG ATGATCTTCCAAGTTTAAGGAGAAGAAAGTCAGAGACATTTAGGGCACAGTACATAAACACAAAGGAAATAAG AATATGCGTTGGTACCTGGAATGTTGGTGGAAAGGTTCCATCTGATGACCTTGATATTGATGATTGGATTGATATGAATGAGCCTGCTGACATCTATGTGCTTGG TTTTCAGGAGATAGTACCATTGAATGCTGGGAATATTTTTGGTGCTGAAGATAGTCGCCCAGTTCCAAAATGGGAAAACATCATTTGTGACATACTCAATAGAATTCGACCTGCATTTACCAAAATAAAATCCTATTCTGATCCCTCATCCCCGTCGACGTTCAAGGCGTTCGACGATGTCCCAACCATAGAAGAAGATATAATTCTCGAAAGCGATAGCGATATCGGTGAAGAAATTCATACATTAGATGAAGAACCTAATGGTGTTGATGAAGCCAATAATGGTGCTAAACTTGATAGGCCAGTAGCAGAACATGATTTGCTGAGGCAATATTATTCTCCAAAGAGGTTAGATAGATTGAATTGCTTGCGGATGGAAGATTGTGGTGAAAATGCCAAGGCCTTAATGAGTAAAGTCCGTAGCGGGTTCGGACAAGGTCGAAAACTAAATAGAATGCTTATGAAGACCGAAAGGATCGGTTTCAAGTGGCCTGAACCTCCATTAAACTTGCTATCTCGGCGTGTTTCGGGGCGACCAAAGGCTTTGAAGCGGACCAACATCAAACGTTTGGAAGCAATCAAGTTTGTTCAACCAGAGAGTACATGCAAGTCCATAAATGATAATATTGCATCAGAGATAGCTGTGCTTGAAGAAGTGAACCTTGTATCCCTCATTAGTCGGAAACGAAGATCATCGTACGTAAAGATAGTAAGTAAGCAGAAGGTCGGAATTTTCCTCACGATATGGGTCCGTCGGAGTTTGCGCCGGCATATTTATAATCTGAAGGTGTCCACTGTCGGTGTTGGTGTCTTGGGCTACATTGGTAACAAG GGATCAGTATCAGTGAGCATGTCCATATATCAAACACTGTTTTGTTTCATATGTACTCACCTGACAGCTGGAGAAAAACAAGGAGACGAACTTAAAAGAAACGCTGATGTGCATGACATCCTAAGACGTACCCTTTTTCATTCCTATTCTACATTTGGACTTCCCAGAGGTATTCATGATCACGA AAGAATAATTTGGTTGGGTGATTTAAATTACCGTATCAACCTATCATATGATGAAACATGCGATCTCATCTCCAACAAAAAGTGGTCCGAGTTAATAGAGCGAGATCAG CTTGTCCAAGAGCTGCAGAAAGGTGGAACATTCGAGGGATGGTCCGAGGGTGTACTGGATTTTGCACCAACATACAAATATGAGGTAAATTCAGAGAAATATTATGGAGAGGATCCTAAGATTGGGCGGCGAACTCCTTCATG GTGTGATCGCATTCTTTCGTACGGTAAAGGAATGAGGCAACAAAGCTACGGTCGGACCGAGCTTAAAATTTCAGATCATCGCCCTGTTACCGCGACGTATATGGCCGAGGTTGAGGTATTTGATTCGAGGAGACTGCAGCGTGCTCTCACGTATACCGATGCTGAAATCAAGAACGAGGGAGATGCCGCTGAGGGTATCCAGAGACTGATGTCGAAACCAGTCCGTTGA
- the LOC108450655 gene encoding probable choline kinase 1, translating into MALKKNGFIPSSAPEELKKVLVAVASVWGDTIEDMEEFHVFPLKGAMTNEVFQINWPTNHGDLHQKVLVRVYGKGVEVFFNRDDEIRTFECMSELGQGPRLLGRFSDGRIEEFIHARTLSAADLRVPEISSLIAAKLREFNNLDMPGPKNVLLWERLRTWLSQAKRFCSPSTAKEFGLDGLEEEISILEKELTQGYQEIGFCHNDLQYGNIMMDEETRVITLIDYEYASYNPVAYDLANHFCEMAANYHSETPHILDYSIYPDLEERRRFISAYLVSSGNEYSDAKVEQLLSDAEKYTLANHLFWGLWGIISGHLNKIDFNYLEYARQRFQQYWLTKPLHLSS; encoded by the exons ATGGCTTTGAAGAAAAACGGGTTCATTCCAAGTTCTGCACCTGAAGAACTGAAGAAGGTTTTGGTAGCAGTGGCGTCGGTTTGGGGAGATACGATAGAAGATATGGAAGAATTTCATGTATTTCCACTCAAGGGAGCTATGACTAACGAGGTTTTCCAGATAAACTGGCCTACAAATCATGGTGATCTGCATCAGAAAGTGTTGGTCCGGGTTTATGGCAAAGGTGTGGAAGTGTTTTTCAACAGGGATGATGAGATTAGGACTTTTGAGTGCATGTCCGAGCTAGGTCAAGGACCTAGGCTTCTTGGGCGGTTTTCAGATGGAAGGATTGAGGAGTTCATTCATGCCAGG ACACTCTCTGCTGCTGACCTCCGTGTCCCTGAAATATCATCTCTTATAGCAGCAAAATTGAGAGAGTTCAACAATCTTGACATGCCTGGTCCGAAGAATGTACTTCTCTGGGAGCGATTGAG AACTTGGCTTAGTCAAGCCAAAAGATTCTGTTCCCCAAGCACAGCTAAAGAATTTGGCTTGGACGGTCTCGAAGAAGAAATCAGCATCCTTGAGAAAGAGTTAACACAGGGCTATCAAGAGATTGGGTTTTGTCACAATGATTTGCAATACGGTAACATAATGATGGACGAAGAGACAAGAGTAATTACCTTAATC GACTATGAGTATGCAAGTTACAATCCAGTTGCTTATGACCTCGCAAATCACTTCTGTGAGATGGCCGCAAATTATCATTCTGAGACACCCCATATTTTGGACTACAGCATTTACCCTG ATCTGGAGGAGCGCCGAAGATTCATCTCTGCATATCTGGTATCTTCGG GAAATGAATACAGTGATGCCAAAGTGGAGCAGCTACTTAGCGATGCCGAGAAATACACTCTTGCTAATCATCTGTTTTGGGGCTTATGGGGAATCATCTCA GGTCATTTAAACAAGATAGACTTCAACTACCTGGAGTATGCACGGCAGAGGTTTCAGCAGTACTGGTTAACAAAGCCCTTGCACTTGAGTTCCTGA